TCAAAATTTCTCGCAAACCGTCAAGATCGAAATCCAGCACTTCAACTCTACCCTTGCCTTTAAACGCTATCCTCTCTGCTTTTATTAGATTTTCATATACTGCCTGTCTCAAATTCGTTAGATAAATTCCTCCAAACAACCCATGCCAGTACGCGTCGTTGCATTGTCCTCTCAAGTAAAAGGTTAAAGCTTCATCCGATAAATTCTCTTCAAGAAGCTTTCCAACTCTAAGCATCTTCTTATGCATTAAATTCGCTTCAACATATTTAAGAAAGAAATTTTTAAAGTAACCACCAGACCATTCCAGCATCTTATCATAGCTTGCCGACGGTATGTAAGTTAAGCCTCTTACTCCATGTTCGTCTAGGTAATCGCTAAGCGTAACCATAGCAATTGAGCTATCACTTAAAACATAGGAGAAAAATTCTCGAAGCCATTTCTCCGCCCAATCTGGGCTCGTCCATTCGCCAAATTTTTCGGCATCTGAAACTATTAGTAACAGCCTATCCCCATTCTCAGAACTTTTTGATTTTACATAGTTGAAAGCTTCCTTTGGACTATGCCAGGGAACAAGATATCTTATTTTAGTGTCAGCAAATACCGCCTTTATCGTTCTACCATCCTCTTCAATAGTGTAAGCGTAAAGTGAATCCTCGCGCTTTCTTCCTGAAAGAAGAAAATGTTGATCGTCGAGAATCACGTAGTCTACTTGCTGGGAGGATAAGAACTTAACGAGATAAGGCTCCCATACTCTCTCGGGGAGCCAGAATCCTCTAACTTTACATCCGAAAAGTTCGGAGATTAATCTTTGAAAATATCTTATTTGATCGGGTATATAGCGCCATGGTATTATAGGTAATATAGCCTCGGAAAAAGATCCTCCAATAAGCTCTATCGTCCCCGCCTGAGCCAAATGTTTTGTATCATCTATGAATTCTCGATGCTCGCTTTTCAACATCTCGAGAAGTGGTCCGCTTATATGTACCCCAAATCTTAGATTTTCAAACTCTTCGAATAACTTAAGCAGCCTAAAATAGCATTTTTTCAGTATATTTTCAAAAACATATTTTAGCTGTCCATGTGGTTGATGGAAATGGAAAATGAAAGCTAAGTTTATTAGCTCACTCATAATCCAAGCCTCCCACCAGAATGATAATTAGATTTTTTATATTTTGTATTCGTCGTCATGGTGTAAGTAAAGTTTAGCACTAGGATATAATTTTCCTATAGCCTTTAACACTTCTTCAACATCCTCGTGAACTTCAACTATATCTCTTAACCGCCTAACTATTCCAATCTTATAATCAACATCCCTTCTCCTATCGCCTTTTCTTCTAAAGTAGAAAAATCACGCTCAGGGTCGGAACACCCCACCTAGCCAATTCTTCAATTGTTTTATTTTTTAATTTCTCTGGTCGTCCCAAAACCACGACAACCTTCCCCTTGGGTAACCTATCCTTTAGAAGTTCGATGCCTATTCTCCTAGGCTTGTCATAGGCGATATACTCTTCGGAAAGAAAAAGCTTCCAGAATTTTTGCTTTTCTACATAATTCAAGCTTTTAACGCTGCTAAAGTTTAAAGCTTTAAGCGCAGCAGCTATTTTATCTCTAACATCTACTAAAACACCATCTATATCGAAAACATAGACTGGATATCTTTTTGAGAGCCACTTATCCACGACATCACATTAGCTGGTTCGATTATTAGTCTGTTAGGCTAAGATTATAAATACATCGATATTATTGTTTGAGTGGGTGTCTGAATGATATTATCTGATGTAGAGATCGTAGAGGCGATTAAAAGAAAAGAAATAATCGTCGAGCCGTTTGTTGAAGAAAATGTCGGTCCATGTTCAATAGATCTAACCCTCTCTGATGAATTTGCAGTATTTAAAGAGGGAAAAGTGATAGACCCTCAAAAACCAGAAACTTTGCAAGAGAACATAGAGATAGTAAAGACCAACGATAAACCTTTCATGCTCAAACCTAAGCAATTCGTGCTCGCGATGACCCGCGAAAAAATAGGCGTTAGCAAGAACATAGCAGCTACTCTTGAAGGTAGAAGCAGCATTGCAAGATTAGGCATTGTTGTGCATGCGGCCGGCCTCGTCAGTCCCGGCTCTGGGATGCTTTACCCAAAGCCTCTAATTCTAGAAGTTTTTTCTCAAAACGTTAGTAGTGTAAAACTCTACCCAGGCATGCGCATCGTACAAGTCATATTTCATAGGCTTTCACAACCAGCCGCAACGGGCTATGATGAACATCCTAGATCAACATACAAGGTTAAAAATGTGTGGATAAAATCTTCCGCACTGTTATAGGCTACCCGGTTCTAGATTTGCCAAGTCTGCCCTCCGATATAAGTTTGCGGAGTTTTTCCATCTTCTCCTTGCTCCTTGTTAACACTTTATTAGCTACGTCCACTAACACTGGTAGGCTTTCAAAATTTACTAATCGAAGTCGATTATAGATCAGAGGAACCTCGATTCTTTCGCTACCGGTTATCTCCACTACTACCTTATACTTCTTTATGCTTTGGATACCGCTATGCTTAAATCCGCAATGCCTAGCAGTAGCCAGTATATCCAAGGCAGCATCTAAGTTTTTCGCAACTACATGAATAATAGGTGGCTGAACGGCAAACCAAACATTCTCGGTCTTATCGGCTATAAGCTCGTTCAGTACTTGCCGTAGCTCGTCAGTTTCAATGCATCTATGCCATTTAGCGACAGTTACTATGTCGAATTTATCTCCTGGAAGTTTGTTTAAGGTTACTTGGATCCTACCGCTACAGCTGCTCGTAGTATAGTAATTCTCACAGTTGTTTATCGCATCTAATAGCGGTTTTATATCTGCGTCCACTCTCCCAATTTTATACTCAAGCTCTAGTCGTTCCACAAAATGCTTTTTTCTAGACCTCCATGCTATTTCATCGTTCATTTCTAACCCTCCAAAAGCGCGGCTAGCTCAAATAGACTAGTTATGGCGTTAACTTCTCCAATGTTTTTACCGTTTCTATCTATTAATAATGCTTTGAAGCCGGCATTCAAAGCACCCTTATAGTCTCTTTCCAGATCATCTCCAACGTGAAGAATCTCTGCTTCTTTAACCCCTATTCTCTCTGCGAATTTCTTATAGACTCTAACATCTGGCTTAAAAAAACCAGAAATATCGGGGGTAATTATCACCGAGAAAAATCTACTTATCCCATTTTTACTTATAAACTTTAGAACGTCGCTACTGAAATTATCACTTATAATACCCATCTCGACTCCTACGCTTTCCAGCTTCGATAATACCGGGAGCACGTCTTGGTATAGTTTAGCATTAGAAAACTCAAACCATTTCTCAAACATTTCAATAGCTAACTCGTCGATATCTTCTTCGACGTCTAATGCTTGAAAAATAAGCTTGTTTAAGACCACATAGTAATTCTTGATGCTTGATTTTTTGATCGCTTCCACTCGATCTTTAATAAGTATATCGGCCTTTTTTATTTCTTCAACGCTTCTAATTATCCCATGCTCGTCTAGGAAGTTTTTAATTGTAATCCATGGAGAACACTGTTGAGCTAGAGTCCCATCGAGATCAAAAGATATCGCTTTAATATCATGTAATTTTTTCATAATTTTAGGAAAGCATGTATTATTTATTATATTTTTACATGTATGTTTTTATTAAATATGTAAT
This Thermoproteales archaeon DNA region includes the following protein-coding sequences:
- a CDS encoding HAD family hydrolase, producing MKKLHDIKAISFDLDGTLAQQCSPWITIKNFLDEHGIIRSVEEIKKADILIKDRVEAIKKSSIKNYYVVLNKLIFQALDVEEDIDELAIEMFEKWFEFSNAKLYQDVLPVLSKLESVGVEMGIISDNFSSDVLKFISKNGISRFFSVIITPDISGFFKPDVRVYKKFAERIGVKEAEILHVGDDLERDYKGALNAGFKALLIDRNGKNIGEVNAITSLFELAALLEG
- the dcd gene encoding dCTP deaminase, with product MILSDVEIVEAIKRKEIIVEPFVEENVGPCSIDLTLSDEFAVFKEGKVIDPQKPETLQENIEIVKTNDKPFMLKPKQFVLAMTREKIGVSKNIAATLEGRSSIARLGIVVHAAGLVSPGSGMLYPKPLILEVFSQNVSSVKLYPGMRIVQVIFHRLSQPAATGYDEHPRSTYKVKNVWIKSSALL
- a CDS encoding DUF1925 domain-containing protein, whose translation is MSELINLAFIFHFHQPHGQLKYVFENILKKCYFRLLKLFEEFENLRFGVHISGPLLEMLKSEHREFIDDTKHLAQAGTIELIGGSFSEAILPIIPWRYIPDQIRYFQRLISELFGCKVRGFWLPERVWEPYLVKFLSSQQVDYVILDDQHFLLSGRKREDSLYAYTIEEDGRTIKAVFADTKIRYLVPWHSPKEAFNYVKSKSSENGDRLLLIVSDAEKFGEWTSPDWAEKWLREFFSYVLSDSSIAMVTLSDYLDEHGVRGLTYIPSASYDKMLEWSGGYFKNFFLKYVEANLMHKKMLRVGKLLEENLSDEALTFYLRGQCNDAYWHGLFGGIYLTNLRQAVYENLIKAERIAFKGKGRVEVLDFDLDGLREILIEDKYLNVYIKPSDGGSVFEYDIKLENYEHNLANVMSRYSESYLTDMRADWHRRTLFREHIFSKDVTSKQWIENAPFLDLSDLSLASYCLDEVENNRVCLSYRGKYRVKDRTYYLIVKKKYEVRDLDLLVNYRIQNLTKNIDGLNFGIELCLSPYLSYGEEKTPTYAVGG